In one Pseudodesulfovibrio tunisiensis genomic region, the following are encoded:
- a CDS encoding efflux RND transporter permease subunit, producing the protein MRGTDLFIQRPVMTTLAMLGLLFFGLVSYANMPVSYLPAVEFPTIQVDATLSGASPSTMASSVASPLEREFATIAGLDSMSSVNSLGSTTVTLQFDLDRDIDSAAMDVQAAISRAEGELPDDMTDEPAFEKVNPADSPILYISLQSDTLPLYTVNDYAKTFLTQTVSMIPGVAQVEIYGEQQYAVRVRLDPRELASRGLGIDEVMQSVTDANVNLPLGNLEGREESLTLDADGQLYRADQYRGQIVAWKDGQPVRLDELGAVEDGVKYERFSSWRNGKRSLTIAIKRQPGTNTIEIVDDIREKLPWIRSQMPAGLDMTIVHDKSEFIRDSVQDVQFTLGLAVALVIMVVFVFLRNPASTFISSVAIPFSIVATFAVMHLLGFTLDTFSLMALTLSVGFVVDDAIVMIENVVRHLEMGKPPMQAARDGAGEIGFTIVSMTLSLAIVFVPIVFMAGIIGRVLHEFALTIATAVLVSGVVSLSLTPMLASRMLREKSRLAESDPLFDRLLRGYRASLRFCIRHRLGTLLASVVMLGVTAWAFVVIPKGFLPSDDQGVIMGFTQARQGISYESMERHQSRLFPIFANTPSVESDIQIIGVPLTNQGMAIALLKPQGERPDIDAIIQSMWGPTNAIPGLATFLVNPPMIPIGGKQAKGDYLFTLLSPDPDRLYPDAAKFEASLRRHPLLTGVNSDLQMTSPHVELDIDRNLAASLGVSARQIESALFTAYGERQISTIYATTDEYKVIMQLKPEFQRNHDALSMLYVRADSGDLIRLDALCTIRESLGPVTVNHTGQLQSVTYAFSGRPGTSLGQITKAVEELADKELPPTISTMFEGTAGAFAESMNSLYFLLFIAIVAIYILLGSLYESFIHPLTILSGLPSAALGGLITLFAFGYDLDLYGMVGLIMLIGIVKKNSIMVVDFAIEEEKKGLDAGEAAFNGAVIRFRPIMMTTLAAIMGALPIALGIGAGAEVRRPLGLAVVGGLALSQVVTLYLTPVFYTYMDDFQKRLTRSPKATKAESAS; encoded by the coding sequence ATGCGCGGCACGGACCTGTTCATCCAGCGTCCGGTCATGACCACGCTGGCCATGCTCGGCCTGCTGTTCTTCGGCCTTGTCTCGTATGCGAACATGCCGGTCAGCTATCTTCCGGCCGTGGAATTTCCCACGATTCAGGTGGACGCAACCCTGTCCGGGGCCAGCCCGTCCACCATGGCCTCCAGCGTGGCCTCGCCCCTTGAACGGGAATTCGCCACCATAGCCGGGCTGGATTCCATGAGTTCGGTCAACTCGCTGGGCAGTACCACAGTCACCCTGCAATTCGATCTGGACCGGGACATCGACAGCGCGGCCATGGACGTGCAGGCCGCGATTTCCCGGGCCGAGGGCGAACTGCCGGACGACATGACCGACGAACCGGCCTTCGAAAAGGTGAACCCGGCGGACAGCCCGATCCTGTACATTTCGCTCCAGTCCGACACCCTGCCCCTGTACACGGTGAACGACTATGCCAAGACCTTTCTGACCCAGACCGTTTCCATGATTCCGGGCGTGGCCCAGGTCGAGATATACGGGGAACAGCAGTACGCGGTGCGCGTGCGTCTGGACCCGAGGGAACTGGCCTCGCGCGGGCTGGGCATCGACGAGGTCATGCAGTCCGTGACCGATGCCAACGTGAACCTGCCGCTGGGCAATCTGGAAGGCAGGGAGGAATCCCTGACTCTGGATGCGGACGGCCAGTTGTACAGGGCGGACCAGTACCGGGGGCAGATCGTGGCGTGGAAGGACGGCCAACCCGTGCGGCTGGACGAGCTCGGCGCAGTAGAGGACGGGGTCAAGTACGAGCGGTTCAGCTCGTGGCGGAACGGCAAGCGCAGCCTGACCATCGCGATCAAGCGCCAGCCCGGCACCAACACCATCGAAATCGTGGACGACATCCGGGAAAAGCTGCCGTGGATCCGCTCCCAGATGCCTGCGGGCCTCGACATGACCATCGTGCACGACAAGAGCGAATTCATCCGCGATTCCGTGCAGGACGTGCAGTTCACCCTCGGCCTTGCCGTGGCTCTGGTGATCATGGTGGTGTTCGTGTTCCTGCGCAATCCGGCGAGCACGTTCATCTCGTCCGTGGCCATCCCGTTTTCCATCGTGGCGACCTTTGCGGTCATGCATCTGCTCGGGTTCACGCTGGACACGTTTTCGCTCATGGCCCTGACCCTGTCCGTGGGATTCGTGGTGGACGACGCCATCGTGATGATCGAAAACGTGGTGCGTCATCTGGAGATGGGCAAGCCCCCGATGCAGGCCGCGCGCGACGGAGCCGGGGAAATCGGGTTCACCATCGTGTCCATGACCCTGTCGCTGGCCATCGTGTTCGTGCCCATCGTGTTCATGGCCGGAATCATCGGCCGGGTGCTGCACGAATTTGCCCTGACCATTGCCACGGCCGTACTGGTCTCGGGCGTGGTCTCCCTGTCCCTCACGCCCATGCTTGCCAGCCGGATGCTGCGTGAAAAGAGCCGCCTTGCCGAGTCCGATCCCCTGTTCGACAGGCTGCTGCGCGGATATCGCGCCAGCCTGCGCTTCTGCATCCGCCACAGGCTGGGCACCCTGCTCGCCTCCGTGGTCATGCTCGGGGTCACGGCATGGGCATTCGTGGTCATTCCCAAGGGCTTCCTGCCCAGCGACGACCAGGGCGTGATCATGGGCTTCACGCAGGCGCGGCAGGGCATTTCCTACGAATCCATGGAGCGGCACCAATCAAGGCTGTTCCCGATCTTCGCCAACACTCCGAGCGTGGAAAGCGACATCCAGATCATCGGCGTTCCCCTGACGAATCAGGGCATGGCCATCGCCCTGCTCAAACCGCAGGGTGAACGGCCCGACATCGATGCAATCATCCAATCCATGTGGGGACCGACCAATGCCATCCCCGGACTGGCCACCTTTCTGGTCAACCCGCCCATGATTCCCATCGGCGGCAAGCAGGCCAAGGGCGACTACCTGTTCACCCTGCTCTCCCCGGACCCGGACCGACTCTATCCCGACGCAGCGAAATTCGAGGCCAGCCTGCGCAGGCATCCCCTGCTCACGGGCGTGAACAGCGACCTCCAGATGACCAGCCCGCATGTGGAGCTGGACATCGATCGGAATCTGGCCGCCAGCCTCGGCGTCTCAGCCCGGCAGATCGAAAGCGCGCTGTTCACGGCCTACGGCGAACGCCAGATTTCCACGATCTACGCCACCACGGACGAATACAAGGTCATCATGCAGCTCAAGCCGGAATTCCAGCGCAACCACGACGCCCTGTCCATGCTCTACGTGCGCGCGGATTCCGGGGACCTGATCCGGCTGGATGCACTGTGCACGATCCGGGAGAGCCTCGGCCCGGTCACGGTCAACCACACGGGCCAGCTCCAGTCCGTGACCTATGCGTTCAGCGGCAGGCCCGGCACCTCGCTGGGCCAGATCACAAAGGCCGTCGAGGAACTGGCGGACAAGGAACTGCCCCCGACCATCAGCACCATGTTCGAAGGCACGGCAGGTGCATTTGCCGAGTCCATGAACAGCCTGTACTTCCTGCTGTTCATCGCCATCGTGGCCATCTACATCCTGCTCGGCTCGCTCTACGAATCCTTCATCCATCCCCTGACCATTCTTTCGGGCCTGCCATCCGCCGCACTGGGCGGACTCATCACCCTGTTCGCGTTCGGCTACGATCTGGACCTGTACGGCATGGTCGGCCTGATCATGCTCATCGGCATCGTGAAGAAGAACTCCATCATGGTGGTGGATTTCGCCATCGAGGAAGAGAAAAAGGGACTGGATGCGGGCGAGGCCGCGTTCAACGGCGCAGTGATCCGGTTCCGTCCCATCATGATGACCACGCTGGCCGCGATCATGGGCGCACTGCCCATTGCGCTGGGCATCGGAGCCGGGGCCGAGGTCCGGCGCCCCCTCGGCCTTGCCGTGGTCGGCGGGCTGGCCCTGTCGCAGGTGGTCACCCTGTACCTGACCCCGGTGTTCTACACCTACATGGATGATTTCCAGAAGCGGCTGACCCGCTCGCCAAAAGCGACCAAGGCCGAATCCGCCTCCTGA
- a CDS encoding efflux RND transporter periplasmic adaptor subunit → MPFRARFRSALLLATLIMLALISGCTDKEKPQAPPPVPVSVVKAEARNALRTIKGVGTVKASNSVTLKPQVSGQILRIHFLDGDHVRAGQLMYTIDPESYVFTQKGAQADVARDRAQAEMAQKDYLRFKSLYDQGVVSRDEFEQKQTAYESAHKAMEADLAQAGIAGRNVTFTRVTSPIDGIAGSTLLDEGNLVSQDSTELVSVKTVSPADVVFSIPGRYLKLVRGHVVDEDLTVTAEVSGMENDPATGQLTFVDNWVNPATAMINLKARFPNKDQRLWPGQFVAVTLILSTIPNAVHLPSQSVQKGPDGHYVFVVEQDKATMRPVQVLQRDDDEVVLKQGVKPGETVVTDGMFRLHPDAAVSIVPATKQDGTQEKETETARGHDTGDSDDASGPETQDGSDKGGS, encoded by the coding sequence ATGCCTTTCCGCGCCCGTTTCCGGTCCGCCCTGCTTCTGGCGACGCTCATCATGCTCGCCCTGATTTCCGGCTGCACGGACAAGGAAAAACCGCAGGCGCCGCCTCCGGTTCCCGTGTCCGTGGTCAAGGCCGAGGCCCGGAACGCCCTGCGCACCATCAAGGGGGTGGGCACGGTCAAGGCCTCCAATTCCGTGACGCTCAAGCCACAGGTGAGCGGCCAGATTCTGCGCATCCATTTTCTGGACGGCGACCATGTGCGCGCCGGACAGCTCATGTACACCATCGACCCGGAAAGCTACGTGTTCACGCAAAAGGGCGCACAGGCCGACGTGGCCCGCGACCGGGCGCAGGCGGAAATGGCGCAGAAGGACTATCTGCGCTTCAAGAGCCTGTATGATCAGGGCGTGGTCTCGCGCGACGAATTCGAGCAGAAACAGACCGCGTACGAATCCGCGCACAAGGCCATGGAAGCGGACCTTGCGCAGGCAGGAATCGCCGGGCGCAACGTCACGTTCACCCGGGTCACCTCGCCCATCGACGGCATTGCGGGCAGCACCCTGCTGGACGAGGGCAATCTGGTATCACAGGACAGCACGGAACTGGTGAGCGTGAAAACCGTGTCCCCGGCGGACGTGGTCTTTTCCATTCCGGGCCGCTACCTGAAACTGGTGCGCGGGCATGTTGTGGACGAGGACCTGACCGTGACAGCCGAGGTTTCCGGCATGGAGAATGATCCGGCCACAGGACAGCTCACCTTCGTGGACAACTGGGTCAATCCGGCCACGGCCATGATCAACCTCAAGGCACGATTTCCCAACAAGGACCAGCGGCTCTGGCCCGGCCAGTTCGTGGCCGTGACCCTGATTCTGAGCACCATTCCGAATGCGGTGCACCTGCCATCCCAGTCCGTGCAGAAAGGCCCGGACGGGCACTACGTATTCGTGGTGGAGCAGGACAAGGCCACGATGCGGCCCGTGCAGGTGCTCCAGCGGGACGATGACGAAGTGGTGCTGAAGCAGGGCGTGAAACCCGGGGAAACCGTGGTCACGGACGGCATGTTCCGACTCCATCCGGACGCGGCCGTGAGCATTGTGCCGGCCACGAAACAGGACGGAACGCAGGAAAAGGAAACGGAAACAGCCAGGGGACACGACACCGGCGATTCCGATGACGCATCCGGTCCCGAAACGCAGGACGGTTCGGACAAGGGAGGCTCGTGA
- a CDS encoding sugar O-acetyltransferase gives MTEFRKMIQGLAYNADDEELNALRLKARQLFKAFNDSAPDRKEERTALLRRLFGAMGAGVLIEPPFFCDYGCNILLGDNVFFNFGCTILDPGMVRIGSNVKFGPSVSVYTATHPVEASKRLSGLEYGHAVTVGDNVWIGGGAILCPGVTVGENAMVAAGAVVTKDVPPCTMVGGNPARIIRRIEP, from the coding sequence ATGACCGAATTCCGAAAAATGATTCAGGGGCTCGCGTACAACGCGGATGACGAGGAACTGAATGCCCTGCGCCTCAAGGCGCGGCAGTTGTTCAAGGCATTCAACGACTCGGCTCCGGACCGGAAGGAGGAACGCACTGCCCTGCTGCGCCGACTCTTCGGCGCCATGGGGGCCGGCGTACTCATCGAACCGCCTTTTTTCTGCGACTACGGGTGCAACATCCTACTCGGCGACAACGTGTTCTTCAATTTCGGGTGCACGATTCTGGACCCGGGGATGGTCCGCATCGGCAGCAACGTCAAGTTCGGCCCGTCCGTGTCCGTGTACACGGCCACCCATCCGGTGGAGGCGTCGAAACGGCTTTCGGGGCTGGAATACGGGCATGCCGTGACCGTGGGCGACAATGTCTGGATCGGCGGCGGGGCCATCCTGTGCCCGGGCGTGACCGTGGGAGAAAACGCCATGGTCGCAGCCGGAGCCGTGGTCACGAAGGACGTGCCGCCGTGCACCATGGTGGGCGGCAATCCGGCCCGCATCATCCGCCGCATCGAGCCTTAG
- a CDS encoding tetratricopeptide repeat protein, which yields MADKINKARRNFLFGAVRRFRKEDPDQPIAATADTVDVIREANAAYVDGRWEEARDGYKEYIQSDKNDADVRYRLGVSLYRLGMYRQAKLEFERCLRLDREYRDAFLYLGLTMVRLERPEKAVPLWKRYFNTNAIPVQRELNLQVGLMESGVADPPEEVAESVEQAIAQCGTAIG from the coding sequence ATGGCCGACAAGATCAACAAGGCGCGCCGCAATTTCCTGTTTGGCGCGGTTCGCCGATTCAGGAAGGAAGACCCGGACCAGCCCATTGCGGCCACGGCAGACACCGTGGACGTGATCAGGGAGGCCAATGCGGCCTATGTGGACGGCAGGTGGGAAGAAGCCCGGGACGGGTACAAGGAATACATCCAGTCCGACAAGAACGATGCGGACGTGCGCTACCGTCTGGGCGTGAGCCTGTACCGGCTGGGCATGTACCGTCAGGCCAAGCTGGAATTCGAACGCTGTCTGCGACTGGACCGGGAATACAGGGACGCGTTCCTGTATCTGGGGCTGACCATGGTGCGGCTGGAACGCCCGGAAAAGGCCGTGCCGCTCTGGAAACGGTATTTCAACACCAATGCCATCCCGGTGCAACGCGAGCTGAACCTTCAGGTGGGCCTCATGGAATCCGGGGTCGCAGACCCGCCGGAAGAGGTTGCCGAATCCGTGGAACAGGCCATTGCCCAATGCGGCACGGCCATTGGCTGA